The following DNA comes from Amycolatopsis solani.
GCGCACCCGCCGCGGGGTCATCGGCCGCTCGCGGTGCAGCCGGTCGTGCAACGGCTTCGGCAGCTTGATCGTCCCCCGCGCGGCGAGGTAGTAGAGCGTCTTCCCGGCGATCTGCCCGACGGCCACGGCCGCCCCGAGCCACAGCCAGTGCAGGCCGGGCTGGCTCGCGCACAGCCCGATCAGGAACACTTCGGCGTTGATCAGCGGCACGATGGCCGAACCGAACGCGACGCCCAGCGTCAGCAGGATCCAGCTCATCGTGTCACCTCCCGAAAATCGCTCGCGTTCTCCACGTTATCAGTTCGAAACCTGGAAACACGGGGGTTAGCCCCCCACTTCGGCCGGTGGCCCGCACCAGAAGATCACCTGCCGGACGGCTCCCGGTCACCTCCCGCTGGAACGCTGACGAGGTGGCCGCCGAGCAATCCCGTACGCCCGCTGACCGCTTCGGCGCCCTGTGCCGGGCCGTCGTCCGGATACTGCCGTTCGGGTTGTCGCGGATCGTGGCCCCGACGTTTCTCGGCTTCTGCGTCATCAACGGTCTGACGTTCGGCGTCGACCTCGGGTTGCTGACCGTTTTCCACGGTTTTCTCGGCTGGCCGCTCTGGCTGGCGATCACGGTCGCCTACGGCTGCGCGTTCGGGCTCAGCTTCGCGCTGAACCGGACGTTCAACTTCCATTCCCACGCCGCCGTCGGAATCCAGCTTGCGCTTTACGTCGTGGCGATCGCCGTCAACTACGCCGCGTTTTTGCTGGGTGTGGGCGCGGGCCTGACCGCGCTGGGCGTCGAGTACCACGTCTCGCGGCTGCTCGCGGGCGCCTGCGAGGGCGTGTTCATGTACGCCGTGATGCGCTGGGTGATCTTCCGCGACTCAGGTGAGCGCCAGGTCGAGGGTGCCGGTGAGCCGGACCTCGCGGAGCAGGCGCTCGCCGGTGTCGAGGGTGCGGACCGTGCCGTCGGGGTTCCAGCCGGCCCGGCGGTAGAAGGCCAGGGTGGCGTGGTCGCCCTGGGCGACCCAGGCGATGCCGCGGCCGGCGCCGTCGGCCCGCAGGCCCGCGGCGGCCGTCGCGAGTAGCCGTCCGGCGTGCCCGCGCCGTCCCCACCGCGGCTCGACGAGCAGGGTGGCGATCAGGCCGGTGCTGCCCGCGTCTTCGGGCAGGCTGCCGTCGGCGGCGGCGATCTCGCCCTCGGGCGCGCGGCCGGCGACGCAGAACCCGACGGTGTACTCGCCTTCGGTGGCGACGTAGACGAGGGTGCCGGGGTAGTCGATGGTCTCGGTCCAGGTGCCGGCGAGGTCGGCGGCGTCCAGTTCGGCGAGCGCCTGCTTGCCCAGCAGGTCTTCGTAGGCGGCGTGCCAGGTTTCGCGCTGGATGCGGGCGATCTCCGCGGCGTCGGACAGGTCGGCGGGGCGGACGGCGGCGTCGCTCATAGGACGTGAACATAGCGGTGCCCGTTTTTGTCGGTGGTGGGTGGCACCATGACGGCACCATGCAAACGATCAGCGTCTCGACGGCCCGGAAGACCTTCCTGGCCGCACAGGGCTTCAGCGACCCGCGTCCCTCCGGCGAGCCGTCCCGGCGGCACCTGAAACGCGTGCTTTCGCGCGTCCAGCTGCTGCAACTCGACTCGGTGAACGTCGCCGTCCGGGCGCACTACATGCCGGTGTTCTCGCGGCTGGGCGCGTACGAGCCCGCGCTGCTGGACGCGGCGGCGTGGGCGCACTCGGCCCGTCAGCCGCGCATGCTGGTGGAGACGTGGGCGCACGAGGCGAGCCTGCTGCCGGTCGAGGACTGGCCGCTGATCCGCTCGGGCGCGAAGCGGGACGGCTGGTGGAAGCACTACGGCCCGCTGATCGAGAAGTCGCCGGGGCTGGTCGACGAGATCCTTTCGGTGGTCAAGGAACTCGGCCCGATCGGCGCGGGCGGCATCGAGCGCGAAGTCGAGGCGGATGCGCAGCGGCGCGGGCCCGGCTCGTGGTGGGAGCGGTCGGAGGTCAAGCGCGTCTGCGAGTACCTGTTCGGCATCGGCCAGCTGACGACGGGCACGCGCCGGTCGTTCGAGCGGCTCTACGACCTGACCGAGCGGGTGGTCCCGCCGGACGTCCTGGCGCGCACGGTCTCGGCGGAGGAGGGCGCGCGCGGCTTGATCGAGCGCTCGGCGCGCGCGTTGGGCGTCGCGACGGAGACGGACCTGCGCGACTACTACCGCCTCGGCCCGGCCCCGGCGCGCCAGGCGGTGGCGGAGCTGGTCGAATCCGGTGTCCTGGAGCCGGTTTCGGTCCGCGGCTGGAAGGCGGTGGCGTACCGGCACGCCGAAGCCCGCACGCCGCGTTCGGTGACCGGCCGGGCGCTGCTGTGCCCGTTCGACCCGCTGATCTGGGAACGCGCCCGCACCGAGCGGCTCTTCGGGTTCCACTACCGGATCGAGATCTACGTCCCGGAGCCGAAGCGTGTGTACGGCTACTACGTGTTCCCGTTCCTGCTGGACGGCGAACTGGTCGCGCGGGTGGACCTGAAGTCCGACCGCGCGGCGGGCGTCCTGCGGGTCCAGGGCGCCTTCGCGGAGGAGGGCGCGGACGTGGCGCGCGTGCTCCCGGAACTGGCGGCGGAGCTGCGGCACATGGCGGAGTGGCTCGGCCTGTCCGGCGTCGCGGTGGGTTCCCGCGGCGACCTGGCCGGTCCGCTGGCGAGGCTGGTGCGCTGACGTCTAATCCAGCGCATGGACCGTGCCGATCCCGGTCAGGATGAGGTCGACGCCCGCCAGGAACTGCTCGCGGTCGTCGTGGTCGCGCATCTCCTCGGCGACCGCACGGGCGAAGGGGTACTCCTCGGCGTCGAGTGCTTCCCACGCCGTCGAAACGGCGTCGAGGAACTCGCTGCGGTCGGTGCCGGCCTTGACGACGCGCGCGTTCGCCGCGTTCTGGCCGGCGGCGCCGAGGACGTAGTGCACGAGCGCCGAGGTCGCCGTGAACCAGCTGCCCTTCGGCACGCCGAGGTCGCGGACGTGCCGTCCGATGCTCTCGAAGATCTTCGGCGCGACCGGGCCCGCCGGGCCGCGTGACAGCTGCGCCGAGAGCTGCGCGGCGAGCCACGGGTGGTCCTCGATCGCGTCGAAGAGGCCGAGCGCGACGGCGCGGACCTCGTCCTGGGGTGATTCGGCGGCACGCTCGACGGCCAGCGCGGCCGCGACCACCGCGCCGGTCGCGGCGTCGAGCAGCTCGCCCTTGTTCGCCACGTGCCAGTAGATCGCGCCGGGGCCGGTGGCGAGGCGCTCGGTCAGCGCCCGGAACGTCAACCCGCTCTCGCCGTCGGCGTCGAGGAGCTCGACCGCCGTCTCGATGATGCGCGCCCGCGAGAGGGCTTCCGCGCGCCGTTGTGCCATGCCTCATCTTGACATGTCTGGAACGCCGTTCCAAGATTGGAACGACATTCCAAAGAGAGGAGTCGCGATGACTGACCCCGTGGTGGTCGTCGGCGCCGGGCTCGGCGGGCTCACGCTCGCCCGCGTCCTGCACGTACACGGAATCCCGGTCACGGTCTACGAAGCGGAGAGCTCGCCGTCGGCGCGGACGCAGGGCGGGATGCTCGACATCCACGAGCGCAACGGCCAGCCGGCCCTCGAGGCGGCGGGCCTGACCGACGGCTTCCGCGCCTTGATCCTCGAAGGCCGCGAAGCGACGCGGATCCTGGACCGCACCGGCAAGGTCCTGCTCGACGAGCCGGACGACGGCACGGGCACCCGCCCCGAGGTCCAGCGCGGCGAGCTGCGCGGGCTCCTGCTGGACTCACTGCCCGCGGACACGGTCCGCTGGGGCCACAAGGTCACCGGCGCCCGCCCCCTCGGCGACGGCCGCCACGAGCTGACGTTCGCCAACGGCACGACGGCGACCACCGGCCTGCTCGTCGGCGCGGACGGCGCGTGGTCCCGCATCCGCCCCCTGGTGTCGGCCGCGGTCCCGGAGTACGTCGGCACATCGTTCGTCGAGACGTTCCTGTTCGACGCCGACACCCGCCACCCGTCGACCGCGAAGGCGGCCGGGGGAGGGGCGCTGTTCGCGCCGGAGCCGGGCAAGGGCATCCAGGCCCACCGCGAATCGGGCGGCACGCTCCACACGTACGTGGTGCTGTCCAAGCCACAGGACTGGTTCACGGACTTCGCCGACGGGGCCGCGGCCACGGCCCAGATCGCGGCGGAATTCGAGGGCTGGGCCCCGGAACTGACGGCCTTAATCACCGACGGCGAGACGCCCCCGGTCCTGCGCCCGATCAACACCCTGCCGCCCGGCCACAGCTGGCCACGCACCCCAGGAGTAACCCTACTGGGCGACGCGGCCCACTTGTCGGTCCCGAACGGCGAAGGAGCCAACCTCGCCATGCAGGACGGCGCCGACCTGGGCCGGGCGATCGCCGCCCACGCGGACGACGTGGAGGCCGCACTGGCCGAGTACGAGCGGGCGTTGTTCCCCCGCAGCGCAGAGGCCGCGACCGAGGCGGCCCGAGACTTCGACCTGTGCTTCGGCGAGAGGACCCCGCACAGCCTCATCAACCTGCTGACCGGCCAGGCTTAGCCTTCCGCGGATGTCCACAGTGGACGCGGCGAGGTGGTCGCGCCGGACCACCGCTGCGGCCACGGCGCCGAACGCAGCTCCCGCACCATCCTCACGCGGCCACCGCTCCCTCCCCGCGCACAAGATGGGCGGTCCTTGGCGCCTCGGCCGGGTTGCCCCCGGATCGCGCTGGGTCACCGCTACCGCCGAAGCACCGCGCGGCCACCAACCCTCCCCGCGCGCAAGGCAGGGCCGCCTTCGGCGGCCCCGCCGGGCTGCCCCAGGATCGCGCCGGACCACGGCAGCTGCCGCGGTCCGGCCGATACCGGCCGCCGCGCCATCCCCCGCGTCGCCGCCGCTCCCTCCTTGCGCAAGCCGGGCGGTCCTTGGCGCCTCGGCCGGGTTGGCCCCGGATCGCGCCAGGCCGCCGCTACCGCCGAAGCACCGCGCGGCCGCCAACCCTCCCCGAGTGCAAGGCGGGCGTGCCCCCGCCGCGCTGCCACCGGATCGCGCCGGGCCACAGCACCGCGCGGCCGCCACCACGCATAAAAGACGGGTCGCCCCCGGCACCCCCGCCGGGAACGGCCCGTCTCCCCCTTACTCAGCCGGCCGCGCGTGTCACCACGGCGTTGCCGGAGCCCGTCCGGGCCCGCACCCTCAACTTCACGTCCCCCTCCGGAGCCGCCTCCAGCACGTCCAGCTCGCTGGAAACCCGCCCGCCACTGGAAGTCAGATCGATCTCGGCGGCCGTCCCGCCGCGGATGCCGATCCGGACCTCACCTGAACCCGTGATCAAGTCCAACGATCCCGAAGCCGCGTCGGCGACCGACAGGTCGCCGCTGCCCGTGCGGGCCATCACTTCGCCCGAGACCGCGCCCAGCCAGACGTTGCCCGTTCCGGTCGCCAGCGTGGCCGAGCCCGCCAGTGACGAAGCCTCGACGCTGCCGCTGCCGCTGCGGACCTGGAGGCCCGCCAGGGTCGGGCCGAGCGTGATGGCGCCGCTGCCGGTGCGGATCGTGGCCGAGCCGTCCGCGCGGTCGAGCTTGATCTCGCCCGAGCCCGTCAGCAGGTCGACGCGGCCGGCGGAACCGGTCACCGTCACGTCCGCCGCGCCCGCGCGCACCTCCACGTGCGAACCCACCGGGGCGTGCACCTTCACCGCCAGCGCCACGTTCCGCAGCTGCCACGCCTTGGGCGCCTGCACGACCAGGCGGTTGCCGAGCTTCTCGATCCGGCTCTGGCGCACCGCTTCCGCGGGGGAGGCCGCCGGGTCGACGCCCAGCTGGTCGCCGAAGCGCTCGCCGACCCACGACAGCAGGTTGTTCACCCCCGCCACCCACGGCTGCTGCTCGCCCTGGTCGTGCCGCAGCTCCACCCGCGCGCCGGAGGTCCCTTCGAGGACGACCTCGACACGCCCGATCGTCACGCTGACGTCGAGCTCCAGCGGGACCTCGGTCTCGAAGTCGTCGACCCGCACCAGCTCGTCGGCCGGTGTCGTCTGTTCCTCGCTCATGTCCGTCCCCTCAGCCCTGGACCCAGCCGTGCAGGCGCGACCCGGACCGGTCGTCCTTGCCGTGGTGCTTCTGGTGGCCACCGCCACCGAGCGCACCCTGCACGGCCTGGGAAACGAATGTGTTCAGCGAGACGCCCTGCGCCGCCGCCGCGCGCTCGGCCTGGCCCTTGATCTGCTCGACCAGGCGCAGCGTGATGCGGCTGATGTCGCCGCCGTCGAGCGGTGGTGGTGGCGGCGTGGTGTCACGTGGTGTCGTGCGTGACGCCGGCTCCTCGGCGGCGCCGGTGACGACCACGCGGACGTCGCGCCCGTCGAGCCGCACGTCCACGACCTGACCCGGCAGGGCGGCCGTGACCTCGGCGGCGAGGTCGGCGAGAGCGTTCATCAACGTCAAGCGGACGGCTGGTTCGAGCGCGGAGGACAGCAGCGCGGCCGCTCGCCGGGTCTGCTCGTCCCCGGCGGCAGCCGTGTTCGCGAGGTCCTCGCGAAGGTTGGCGATGTACGGCGTCAAGTCCATGACACCACTATGACGTCATCCGTGGTGTCAGTCAAGGAAGCGGCTAGGCTGCCGGGGGAGTCGTGGACAAGGAGTGCTGACGTGACCGAAACCGTGTCACCCAGGGTGCAGCTGATCGCGAAAACGGAGTTCTTCCCGCCCGAGGACGTCCCGTGGTCGACCGACGCCGACGGCGGCGCGGCGCTGGCCGAGTTCGCCGGCCGGGCCTGCTACCAGTCCTGGCAGAAGCCCAACCCCGCCACCGCGACCAACGCCGGCTACCTCGAGCACATCATGGACGTCGGGCACCTTTCGGTGCTGGAGCACGGCTCGGTGACCTTCTACATCACCGGCATCTCCCGGTCGCTGACGCACGAGCTGATCCGCCACCGCCACTTCTCCTACTCCCAGCTCTCGCAGCGCTACGTCCCGGAGCGCACCGCCGCCGTGGTCGAGCCGGACGTGATCGCGAACGACCCGGTCCTGCACGAGAAGTTCCTCGCCGCGACGCAGGCGAGCGTCGACGCCTACACCGAGCTCCTGGCCGGCCTGGAGGAGAAGTTCGCCGACGTCCCGAGCGCGACGCTGCGCCGCAAGCAGGCCCGCCAGGCCGCGCGGGCGGTGCTGCCGAACGCGACCGAGACGCGGATCGTCGTCACCGGCAACTACCGCGCCTGGCGCCACTTCGTCGCGATGCGCGCGACCGAGCACGCCGATGTCGAGATCCGTGAGCTCGCCGTCGAATGCCTGCGCCAGCTGCAGAAAGCCGCCGCGAACGTCTTCGCGGACTTCACGATCTCGACGCTGCCGGACGGCACCGAGATCGCCACGAGCCCGAAGGTGTTCGAAGGCTGATGAAACGACTCGCGATCGACGTCCGCCCCGGCGACTACGCCGTCGTCCGGCTGCCTGCGGACGCCCCGGTGCCCGCCGAGCTCTTC
Coding sequences within:
- a CDS encoding GNAT family N-acetyltransferase yields the protein MSDAAVRPADLSDAAEIARIQRETWHAAYEDLLGKQALAELDAADLAGTWTETIDYPGTLVYVATEGEYTVGFCVAGRAPEGEIAAADGSLPEDAGSTGLIATLLVEPRWGRRGHAGRLLATAAAGLRADGAGRGIAWVAQGDHATLAFYRRAGWNPDGTVRTLDTGERLLREVRLTGTLDLALT
- a CDS encoding winged helix-turn-helix domain-containing protein, whose amino-acid sequence is MQTISVSTARKTFLAAQGFSDPRPSGEPSRRHLKRVLSRVQLLQLDSVNVAVRAHYMPVFSRLGAYEPALLDAAAWAHSARQPRMLVETWAHEASLLPVEDWPLIRSGAKRDGWWKHYGPLIEKSPGLVDEILSVVKELGPIGAGGIEREVEADAQRRGPGSWWERSEVKRVCEYLFGIGQLTTGTRRSFERLYDLTERVVPPDVLARTVSAEEGARGLIERSARALGVATETDLRDYYRLGPAPARQAVAELVESGVLEPVSVRGWKAVAYRHAEARTPRSVTGRALLCPFDPLIWERARTERLFGFHYRIEIYVPEPKRVYGYYVFPFLLDGELVARVDLKSDRAAGVLRVQGAFAEEGADVARVLPELAAELRHMAEWLGLSGVAVGSRGDLAGPLARLVR
- a CDS encoding TetR/AcrR family transcriptional regulator codes for the protein MAQRRAEALSRARIIETAVELLDADGESGLTFRALTERLATGPGAIYWHVANKGELLDAATGAVVAAALAVERAAESPQDEVRAVALGLFDAIEDHPWLAAQLSAQLSRGPAGPVAPKIFESIGRHVRDLGVPKGSWFTATSALVHYVLGAAGQNAANARVVKAGTDRSEFLDAVSTAWEALDAEEYPFARAVAEEMRDHDDREQFLAGVDLILTGIGTVHALD
- a CDS encoding FAD-dependent oxidoreductase, yielding MTDPVVVVGAGLGGLTLARVLHVHGIPVTVYEAESSPSARTQGGMLDIHERNGQPALEAAGLTDGFRALILEGREATRILDRTGKVLLDEPDDGTGTRPEVQRGELRGLLLDSLPADTVRWGHKVTGARPLGDGRHELTFANGTTATTGLLVGADGAWSRIRPLVSAAVPEYVGTSFVETFLFDADTRHPSTAKAAGGGALFAPEPGKGIQAHRESGGTLHTYVVLSKPQDWFTDFADGAAATAQIAAEFEGWAPELTALITDGETPPVLRPINTLPPGHSWPRTPGVTLLGDAAHLSVPNGEGANLAMQDGADLGRAIAAHADDVEAALAEYERALFPRSAEAATEAARDFDLCFGERTPHSLINLLTGQA
- a CDS encoding DUF4097 family beta strand repeat-containing protein, producing the protein MSEEQTTPADELVRVDDFETEVPLELDVSVTIGRVEVVLEGTSGARVELRHDQGEQQPWVAGVNNLLSWVGERFGDQLGVDPAASPAEAVRQSRIEKLGNRLVVQAPKAWQLRNVALAVKVHAPVGSHVEVRAGAADVTVTGSAGRVDLLTGSGEIKLDRADGSATIRTGSGAITLGPTLAGLQVRSGSGSVEASSLAGSATLATGTGNVWLGAVSGEVMARTGSGDLSVADAASGSLDLITGSGEVRIGIRGGTAAEIDLTSSGGRVSSELDVLEAAPEGDVKLRVRARTGSGNAVVTRAAG
- a CDS encoding toxin-antitoxin system HicB family antitoxin; this encodes MDLTPYIANLREDLANTAAAGDEQTRRAAALLSSALEPAVRLTLMNALADLAAEVTAALPGQVVDVRLDGRDVRVVVTGAAEEPASRTTPRDTTPPPPPLDGGDISRITLRLVEQIKGQAERAAAAQGVSLNTFVSQAVQGALGGGGHQKHHGKDDRSGSRLHGWVQG
- the thyX gene encoding FAD-dependent thymidylate synthase; this encodes MTETVSPRVQLIAKTEFFPPEDVPWSTDADGGAALAEFAGRACYQSWQKPNPATATNAGYLEHIMDVGHLSVLEHGSVTFYITGISRSLTHELIRHRHFSYSQLSQRYVPERTAAVVEPDVIANDPVLHEKFLAATQASVDAYTELLAGLEEKFADVPSATLRRKQARQAARAVLPNATETRIVVTGNYRAWRHFVAMRATEHADVEIRELAVECLRQLQKAAANVFADFTISTLPDGTEIATSPKVFEG